The Serpentinimonas maccroryi genome has a segment encoding these proteins:
- a CDS encoding cysteine-rich CWC family protein, with amino-acid sequence MPFFDAKVKNIATPGVLCAHHAVRCCAAGALAACPSSATVGFNLGLCTAPRLAPCAPTSAANTVSPTTPNTALKAPLHAPLCPLCGQANECAASASGSFDTACWCTGVSFSPELLAQVALEQQHRACICRRCAEGGHVSRADQEKAL; translated from the coding sequence ATGCCTTTTTTTGACGCAAAAGTCAAAAATATCGCCACTCCAGGTGTTCTGTGCGCACACCATGCCGTGCGCTGCTGTGCCGCTGGCGCCTTGGCGGCTTGCCCAAGCTCGGCTACAGTAGGGTTCAACCTTGGCCTGTGCACAGCGCCTAGGCTTGCTCCTTGTGCACCAACCAGCGCAGCCAACACCGTGTCGCCCACAACCCCAAACACCGCTCTAAAAGCCCCGCTACACGCCCCACTGTGCCCGCTGTGCGGCCAAGCCAACGAGTGCGCGGCCTCGGCCAGCGGCAGCTTTGACACCGCGTGCTGGTGCACCGGCGTCAGCTTCAGCCCTGAACTGCTGGCGCAGGTGGCACTGGAGCAACAGCACCGCGCCTGCATCTGCCGCCGGTGTGCTGAGGGCGGCCATGTCAGTCGTGCAGATCAAGAAAAGGCCCTGTAA
- a CDS encoding helix-turn-helix domain-containing protein, producing MQTLPELGAAVATRRKLLGLKQGVVAAQAGVTPESLSRLERGRVLEFGARKLLAVLAVLGAELDIVAQGQGGNLDQLRRERAQSVDRP from the coding sequence ATGCAAACCCTGCCAGAACTCGGTGCTGCCGTGGCCACACGCCGCAAGCTGTTGGGCCTGAAGCAAGGCGTCGTCGCGGCCCAAGCCGGGGTAACGCCAGAATCGCTGTCGCGCCTTGAGCGTGGGCGGGTGCTTGAGTTTGGCGCGCGCAAGCTGTTGGCCGTGCTGGCGGTGCTGGGTGCCGAGCTCGACATCGTCGCCCAAGGGCAGGGCGGCAACCTAGATCAACTGCGTCGCGAGCGGGCGCAGTCAGTCGACCGACCTTGA
- a CDS encoding RelA/SpoT family protein yields the protein MRSAPPAPDPSVAPDAPADGAAVAQWQARVADEQAAVLRARAFAEPLLASETLDTGENTLAHADGVAAVLDLIGGGAELKVSTYLVYACEHLNRPRELITKAFGSDLAAVALETTKLVQLQRQTRIKAAQVRQERASAAEPGSTQRAAPSELEASQHENIRKMLLAFSRDLRVVLLRLASRLQTLRYIAAAKLSPDPALASESLHVFAPLANRLGIWPIKWEIEDLAFRFLEPQTYKEIARLIDEKRIERESHVEQVRQRLQQALRAQGIDAEVQGRPKHIYSIVKKMRGKALDFEQVFDLRALRVVVPQIEDCYRVLAYAHAHYSPVPEEFDDYIGKPKPNGYQSLHTVIRDAQGRAFELQIRTQAMHDHAENGVAAHWAYKEAGSKGYEGVHADSDYDAKIAVLRQLLAWQSDVESERRKQATQPLFDDAIYVLTPHAAIVELPKGATALDFAYTVHTDLGHRCRGARVDGAMLALNTPLQTGQTVEIIASKDGGPSRDWLNPEQGYLVSHRAKSKVRAWFNAQAVHSTIQRGRELLDKWLQREGKTALNLDELANRIGYDHAAGLCEALGKEEITLRTVEQLLNPTPALQAPDEVQLRKARHSPARAPQGSVLVVGLDSVLTQLARCCKPAPPDDIRGYITRGKGVGVHRADCPDYATLAQRHPGRVIEVQWNGVAAKGDVATHYAVDVAIEAQDRQGLLRDISDTFASQKINVIGVQTQSVKGVAWMTFTIEVTDASRVQRVMAALQDVAGVRSVRRR from the coding sequence ATGAGATCGGCTCCCCCAGCGCCCGATCCGTCGGTTGCTCCGGACGCCCCGGCAGACGGAGCAGCCGTTGCGCAGTGGCAGGCCCGCGTCGCCGACGAGCAGGCCGCGGTGCTGCGCGCGCGCGCCTTTGCCGAGCCACTGTTGGCCAGCGAAACCCTCGATACCGGCGAGAACACGCTGGCCCATGCCGACGGCGTGGCCGCCGTGCTCGACCTCATCGGTGGCGGTGCCGAGCTCAAAGTCAGCACCTATCTGGTCTATGCCTGCGAGCACCTGAACCGCCCGCGCGAGCTCATCACCAAAGCCTTTGGCAGCGATCTGGCTGCGGTGGCTCTGGAAACCACCAAGCTGGTGCAACTGCAGCGCCAGACGCGAATCAAGGCGGCCCAGGTGCGCCAAGAGCGCGCCAGCGCGGCCGAACCCGGCAGCACCCAGCGCGCCGCCCCCAGCGAGCTCGAAGCCAGCCAGCACGAAAATATTCGCAAGATGCTGCTGGCGTTTTCGCGCGATCTGCGCGTGGTGCTGCTGCGCCTGGCCTCGCGTCTGCAAACGCTGCGCTACATCGCAGCCGCCAAGCTCTCCCCCGACCCCGCCCTGGCCAGCGAATCGCTGCACGTGTTTGCACCCTTGGCCAACCGCTTAGGCATCTGGCCGATCAAGTGGGAGATCGAAGACCTGGCCTTTCGCTTCCTCGAGCCACAGACCTACAAAGAGATCGCGCGCCTGATCGACGAAAAACGCATCGAGCGCGAGAGCCACGTCGAACAGGTGCGCCAGCGCCTGCAGCAGGCGCTGCGTGCCCAAGGTATCGACGCCGAGGTGCAGGGGCGGCCCAAGCACATTTACAGCATCGTCAAAAAAATGCGCGGCAAGGCGCTCGATTTCGAACAGGTGTTCGACCTGCGTGCGCTGCGCGTGGTGGTGCCGCAGATCGAGGACTGCTACCGCGTGCTGGCCTACGCGCACGCCCACTACAGCCCGGTGCCCGAGGAGTTTGACGACTACATCGGCAAGCCCAAACCCAACGGCTACCAGTCGCTGCACACCGTGATCCGCGACGCGCAGGGCCGCGCCTTCGAGCTGCAGATCCGCACCCAGGCCATGCACGACCACGCCGAGAACGGGGTGGCGGCGCACTGGGCCTACAAAGAGGCCGGCAGCAAAGGCTACGAGGGTGTGCACGCCGATTCCGACTACGACGCCAAAATCGCCGTGCTGCGCCAGCTGCTGGCTTGGCAGAGCGACGTTGAGAGCGAGCGCCGCAAGCAGGCCACGCAGCCGCTGTTTGACGACGCCATTTACGTGCTCACGCCGCACGCGGCCATCGTTGAACTGCCCAAGGGGGCCACGGCGCTCGATTTTGCTTACACCGTGCACACCGACCTCGGGCACCGCTGCCGTGGCGCGCGCGTCGATGGCGCCATGCTCGCCCTCAACACGCCGCTGCAAACGGGTCAGACGGTCGAGATCATCGCCAGCAAAGACGGCGGCCCCTCGCGCGACTGGCTCAACCCAGAGCAGGGCTATCTGGTTAGCCACCGCGCCAAAAGCAAGGTGCGGGCCTGGTTCAATGCCCAAGCGGTGCACAGCACCATCCAGCGCGGCCGCGAGCTGCTCGACAAATGGTTGCAGCGCGAGGGCAAAACCGCGCTCAACCTCGACGAGTTGGCCAACCGCATCGGCTACGACCACGCCGCCGGCCTGTGCGAGGCGCTGGGCAAAGAGGAAATCACGCTGCGCACGGTCGAGCAGCTGCTCAACCCCACCCCGGCGCTGCAAGCCCCGGACGAGGTGCAGCTGCGCAAGGCACGCCACAGCCCGGCCCGCGCCCCGCAGGGCAGCGTGCTGGTGGTGGGGCTGGACTCGGTGCTCACGCAACTGGCGCGCTGCTGCAAACCGGCGCCGCCCGACGACATCCGGGGCTACATCACGCGCGGCAAAGGGGTGGGCGTGCACCGGGCCGACTGCCCCGACTACGCCACGCTGGCGCAGCGCCACCCGGGCCGGGTGATCGAAGTGCAGTGGAACGGCGTGGCCGCCAAAGGCGATGTCGCCACCCACTACGCCGTCGACGTGGCGATCGAGGCCCAAGACCGCCAAGGCCTACTGCGCGACATTTCCGACACCTTTGCCAGCCAGAAAATCAACGTCATCGGCGTGCAGACGCAAAGCGTGAAAGGGGTGGCCTGGATGACCTTCACAATCGAAGTCACCGACGCCAGCCGGGTGCAGCGCGTCATGGCGGCGCTGCAAGACGTGGCCGGGGTGCGCAGCGTGCGCCGACGCTAA
- a CDS encoding sensor histidine kinase, with protein MRALPPAPPPPGQSAKRVPHYLWVGLLLLGLLWALHSVSMPAGLENAVTLREAQASLPQHPQQPPQQVSLPHILDDQPAAWSGWVDYRLDWPAALHYDDPAQTRLALLLPRVGTRFRVLLNGHEIYQVGWYAAPERNILSAWFPYLVSLPPGLLQPQPQQNQIHIQVQGQLLERSGLWPLQIGYHGSLFERHQVLEVWQVKGTWMMLISSLLMGLLSLHLWRTLNERLFLLMAVAALAHSVRLALSVSLEPPLSFGWYFYLHRLAFTWYVGFFLLFVAELLAFRDRLVHGLAWFLIGVGPFWLAWTLHTQDYDLYRIWAGAMAVCGALSLLSLLFRSLQRGALESDQILVLLVASFTLATGVRDFLVVQLNFPGDADLRWTSLGSLALLFTLSWVLAQRATASTREVHRLNQSLAGILAKREAELRQAFDQLRASEQQRAIEGERRRLMRDMHDGLGSQLVQTLNMVRSQKHTLDAGSVESMIHHALEELRLMLDSLEPMEGDLATILGTFRQRIEPALVAAGIELDWQVQDVPALSSLDAQGVMHLFRCMQEIFANVVKHAQARRVCVRTRSDAAHVYLTVTDDGLGMQRPHTKPQAQRGLGNLRARAGKLGAQVRFFDAHPGTGIEFAFPIHRTFTPEAGDTVPSVE; from the coding sequence GTGAGGGCTTTGCCTCCTGCGCCGCCACCGCCCGGGCAGAGCGCCAAGCGGGTGCCGCATTACCTCTGGGTGGGGCTGCTGCTGCTCGGTTTGCTGTGGGCGCTGCACAGCGTGTCAATGCCGGCGGGGCTCGAAAACGCCGTGACCTTGCGCGAGGCGCAAGCGAGCCTGCCGCAGCACCCGCAGCAGCCGCCGCAGCAGGTGAGCCTGCCCCACATTCTGGACGATCAGCCTGCCGCTTGGTCGGGCTGGGTGGATTACCGGCTCGACTGGCCGGCAGCCCTGCACTACGACGACCCCGCCCAAACCCGGTTGGCGCTGCTGTTGCCGCGCGTCGGCACCCGCTTTCGGGTGCTGCTCAACGGCCACGAGATCTACCAGGTTGGCTGGTACGCTGCGCCCGAGCGCAACATCCTGAGCGCCTGGTTCCCCTACCTGGTGAGCCTGCCCCCGGGGCTGCTGCAGCCGCAGCCACAGCAAAACCAGATACACATCCAGGTGCAGGGCCAGTTGCTCGAGCGCAGCGGTTTGTGGCCGTTGCAGATCGGCTACCACGGCAGCCTGTTCGAGCGCCACCAGGTGCTCGAAGTCTGGCAGGTCAAAGGCACTTGGATGATGCTCATCAGCTCGCTGCTGATGGGCTTGCTCTCGCTGCACCTGTGGCGCACCTTGAACGAGCGCCTGTTCTTGCTCATGGCGGTGGCGGCGCTGGCGCATTCGGTGCGCTTGGCCCTGTCGGTTTCGCTCGAGCCGCCCTTGAGCTTTGGTTGGTACTTTTATCTGCACCGCCTGGCCTTCACGTGGTACGTGGGGTTTTTCTTGTTGTTCGTGGCCGAGCTGCTGGCTTTTCGGGACCGCCTGGTGCACGGGTTGGCCTGGTTTTTGATCGGCGTGGGTCCGTTCTGGCTGGCCTGGACGCTGCACACACAAGACTACGATTTGTATCGGATCTGGGCCGGTGCCATGGCCGTCTGCGGGGCGCTGTCGTTGCTGAGCCTGCTGTTCAGGTCGCTCCAACGCGGCGCGCTGGAATCCGATCAGATTTTGGTGCTGCTGGTGGCGTCTTTTACGCTGGCCACCGGCGTGCGCGATTTTTTGGTGGTGCAGCTCAACTTCCCCGGCGACGCCGACCTGCGCTGGACTTCGCTGGGCAGCCTGGCCTTGCTCTTTACCCTCAGCTGGGTGCTGGCGCAGCGCGCCACCGCGTCCACGCGCGAGGTGCATCGGCTGAATCAGTCTTTGGCCGGGATTTTGGCCAAGCGCGAAGCCGAGCTGCGCCAGGCTTTCGACCAGTTGCGCGCCTCCGAGCAGCAACGCGCCATCGAGGGTGAGCGCCGGCGCCTGATGCGCGACATGCACGATGGCCTAGGCAGCCAACTGGTGCAGACGCTCAACATGGTGCGCAGCCAGAAACACACGCTGGACGCGGGCTCGGTCGAATCCATGATCCACCACGCGCTCGAAGAGCTGCGGCTGATGCTCGATTCGCTCGAGCCCATGGAGGGCGACCTGGCCACCATTTTGGGCACCTTCCGCCAGCGCATCGAGCCGGCGCTGGTGGCCGCCGGGATCGAGCTCGATTGGCAGGTGCAGGACGTGCCGGCCCTGTCCAGCCTCGATGCGCAGGGCGTGATGCACCTGTTTCGCTGCATGCAAGAGATTTTTGCCAATGTGGTCAAACACGCCCAAGCGCGACGCGTGTGCGTGCGCACGCGCAGCGACGCAGCGCATGTGTACCTGACGGTGACCGACGACGGCTTGGGCATGCAGCGCCCTCACACCAAGCCCCAAGCCCAGCGGGGTTTGGGCAATCTGCGCGCCCGCGCGGGCAAGCTCGGGGCCCAAGTGCGTTTTTTCGATGCCCACCCAGGAACCGGGATCGAATTTGCCTTTCCAATCCATCGCACCTTCACGCCGGAGGCGGGCGACACCGTGCCCTCGGTCGAGTAA
- a CDS encoding alpha/beta fold hydrolase yields the protein MEPVLHHLAVPGPLATHGEPRRIAWWEWGSEAAAPKGPAQVVLCVHGLTRQARDFDVLAQALLAQAQRPLRVLCVDVAGRGHSDWLADPAAYGVPTYAADLALLLAHLRANHAAATGSAEPAELAIDWVGTSMGGLIGMALAAQPGLGLRRLVLNDVGPVIEAAALRRIATYVGTQGAYASEQDAVQALAQLHRGFGPHSPEQWLALSRPMLRPVQGGWALHYDPAIAQPLRALVAAGEAVGSAPDPSAGAAIHAGEALLWQMYEAITAPVLLLRGAESDLLSHATALAMTQRGPRARLLEFAGVGHAPTLVAPEQVAPVCEFLLAP from the coding sequence CTTGGTGGGAGTGGGGCAGCGAGGCCGCCGCACCCAAAGGCCCGGCGCAGGTGGTGCTGTGTGTGCACGGCCTGACGCGCCAGGCGCGCGACTTCGACGTGCTGGCGCAAGCCCTGCTGGCACAGGCGCAGCGGCCGCTGCGGGTGCTGTGCGTCGATGTGGCCGGGCGCGGCCACAGCGACTGGCTGGCCGACCCGGCCGCCTACGGCGTGCCCACCTACGCCGCCGATCTGGCGCTGCTGCTGGCGCACCTGCGCGCCAACCACGCCGCGGCCACTGGCAGCGCCGAGCCCGCCGAACTGGCCATCGACTGGGTGGGCACCAGCATGGGCGGCCTGATCGGCATGGCGCTGGCGGCCCAGCCCGGGTTGGGCTTGCGCCGGCTGGTGCTCAACGACGTCGGGCCGGTGATCGAGGCCGCCGCGCTGCGCCGCATCGCCACCTATGTGGGCACGCAAGGGGCCTACGCCAGCGAGCAAGACGCGGTGCAGGCGCTGGCGCAGTTGCACCGGGGCTTTGGCCCGCACAGCCCCGAGCAGTGGCTGGCCCTGTCGCGCCCCATGCTGCGGCCGGTGCAAGGCGGCTGGGCGCTGCACTACGACCCAGCGATCGCGCAACCGCTGCGCGCTCTGGTGGCGGCGGGCGAGGCCGTGGGCAGCGCTCCAGACCCCAGCGCGGGCGCCGCCATCCACGCCGGCGAGGCGCTGCTGTGGCAGATGTATGAGGCCATCACGGCCCCGGTGCTGCTGTTGCGCGGGGCCGAATCCGACTTGCTCAGCCACGCCACGGCGCTGGCCATGACGCAGCGCGGCCCGCGTGCGCGCCTGCTCGAGTTTGCGGGCGTGGGCCACGCGCCCACGCTGGTGGCGCCCGAGCAGGTGGCGCCGGTGTGCGAATTTCTGTTGGCGCCATGA
- a CDS encoding PDDEXK nuclease domain-containing protein, producing the protein MTQLFKVQPAALAEYQAWLGRIKQKIHAARMHVALAANGELIALYYELGAQIVDRETSAQWGSGFIDAFSKDLRHTFPEVGGFSAKNLRYCRAFFRFYGDAAIWQQAVAKMGAAPWGGADGELAALLARIPWGHHIQIFTKCQRVDEARFYLAQTLEQGWSRDVLALQLKSNLYERTGKAVTNFARTLPVPQSDLAQQTLKDPYTFDFMAMTGPFNERDVEHQLTQHITQFLLELGKGFAFIGRQYHLEVAGNDYYIDLLFYHVTLKCYVVVELKNRKFMPEYAGKLNFYLSAVDSLLKRSDDNPTIGLLLCRDKNNIEVEFALRDMNKPMGVSEYTLVETLPDNLKGALPTVEEIENDWLQLQH; encoded by the coding sequence ATGACCCAACTTTTTAAGGTCCAGCCTGCTGCGCTGGCCGAATACCAGGCGTGGCTAGGACGCATCAAGCAGAAAATTCATGCCGCGCGCATGCACGTGGCGCTGGCCGCCAACGGCGAGTTGATAGCCCTTTACTACGAGCTGGGCGCGCAAATCGTGGACCGGGAGACCAGTGCCCAGTGGGGCAGCGGTTTCATTGACGCCTTCAGCAAAGACCTGCGGCACACCTTTCCAGAGGTCGGCGGTTTTTCAGCCAAGAATCTGCGCTACTGCCGGGCTTTTTTCCGCTTTTACGGCGACGCGGCAATTTGGCAACAGGCTGTTGCCAAAATGGGCGCAGCGCCTTGGGGTGGCGCAGACGGCGAGCTGGCAGCCTTGCTGGCTCGGATTCCATGGGGCCACCACATCCAGATTTTCACCAAGTGCCAGCGCGTAGACGAAGCCCGCTTTTACCTCGCGCAAACGCTGGAACAGGGCTGGAGCCGCGACGTATTGGCTTTGCAACTCAAGTCCAACTTGTATGAGCGCACAGGCAAGGCCGTCACCAACTTTGCCCGTACCCTGCCGGTGCCGCAGTCCGACTTGGCCCAGCAAACGCTGAAAGACCCCTACACATTCGACTTCATGGCCATGACCGGGCCATTTAACGAGCGCGATGTGGAGCATCAGCTTACCCAGCACATTACGCAGTTTCTGCTGGAGCTGGGCAAGGGCTTTGCCTTCATTGGCCGCCAGTACCACCTCGAGGTGGCGGGTAACGACTATTACATCGACCTACTTTTCTATCACGTCACGCTGAAGTGCTACGTGGTGGTGGAGCTGAAAAACCGCAAGTTCATGCCCGAGTACGCGGGCAAGCTCAACTTTTACCTGTCGGCGGTGGACAGCCTGCTCAAGCGCAGCGACGACAACCCCACCATTGGCCTGCTGCTGTGCCGCGACAAGAACAACATCGAGGTTGAGTTTGCCCTGCGCGACATGAACAAACCCATGGGCGTGAGCGAGTACACACTGGTCGAAACCCTGCCCGACAACCTGAAGGGCGCCCTGCCCACGGTGGAAGAAATTGAAAACGACTGGCTGCAGTTGCAGCATTAG
- the iscR gene encoding Fe-S cluster assembly transcriptional regulator IscR gives MRLTTKGRFAVTAMIDLALRQAGGPVTLAAISQRQQISLSYLEQLFGKLRRHDLVESTRGPGGGYTLGRKASDITVADIIVSVDEPIDATQCAGKENCHGEGERCMTHELWAALNAKMVDFLDSVTLQKLVDEQLAKGMVIEATPSLKRAISSAPVLKPIRVNAPNSVFALGTAAGK, from the coding sequence ATGCGCCTCACCACCAAAGGGCGGTTCGCCGTCACCGCCATGATCGACTTGGCCCTGCGCCAAGCCGGTGGCCCCGTCACGCTGGCGGCCATCAGCCAGCGCCAGCAGATTTCGCTTTCGTACCTCGAGCAGTTGTTTGGCAAGCTGCGCCGGCACGATCTGGTCGAATCCACCCGCGGCCCTGGGGGCGGTTACACGCTCGGGCGCAAGGCCAGCGACATCACCGTGGCCGATATCATCGTCTCGGTCGATGAACCGATCGACGCCACCCAGTGCGCCGGCAAAGAAAACTGCCACGGCGAGGGCGAGCGCTGCATGACGCACGAGCTGTGGGCGGCGCTGAATGCGAAAATGGTGGACTTTCTGGATTCGGTTACCTTGCAAAAACTGGTCGATGAGCAGCTCGCCAAGGGCATGGTGATCGAGGCCACACCCTCGCTCAAGCGCGCCATTTCGAGCGCGCCGGTGCTCAAGCCCATCCGCGTCAACGCCCCCAACTCGGTTTTTGCACTGGGTACGGCAGCAGGAAAATAA
- the uvrB gene encoding excinuclease ABC subunit UvrB, with amino-acid sequence MSQVVPQTPLELSPAAPPAAGQCLRFPDSPFELFQPFEPAGDQPAAIEQLVQGVRAGEVYQTLLGVTGSGKTYTMAHVIARLGRPAIVFAPNKTLAAQLYSEFREFFPHNAVEYFVSYYDYYQPEAYVPQRDLFIEKDSAINEHIEQMRLSCTKSLLERRDVVIVASVSAIYGIGQPESYHRMIMTLRVGDRLGQRDAIAQLVRMQYERNEQDFARGLFRVRGDTIDVFPAEHSELALRIELFDDEVEALQLFDPLTGRIRQRIPRFTVYPSSHYVTPREQVLAAVEAIKLELAQRLPELVAAGKLVEAQRLEQRTRFDLEMLVEVGHCKGIENYSRHLSGAAPGEPPATLIDYLPPDALMFLDESHVMIGQLGGMYHGDRSRKQTLVEYGFRLPSALDNRPLKFDEFQARMRQCVFVSATPADFERQHASSVVEQVVRPTGLVDPVLEVRPATHQVDDVLQEIRLRVQRSERVLITVLTKRMAEQLTEYLGENGVRVRYLHSDIDTVERVEIIRDLRLGTFDVLVGINLLREGLDIPEVSLVAILDADKEGFLRSERSLIQTIGRAARHLNGMAILYADRVTDSMRRALDETERRRHKQLAFNAVHGITPVGVVKRIKDLIDGVQSDKASEQAQRTELARVQQAEIEDMSAKDLARELKRLEKLMLEHARKLEFEQAAQARDRLAQLKDRVLGAHGVQ; translated from the coding sequence ATTAGCCAGGTGGTCCCCCAAACCCCTCTAGAGCTCAGCCCGGCGGCGCCCCCAGCCGCTGGCCAGTGCCTGCGCTTCCCCGACTCGCCCTTCGAGCTCTTTCAGCCCTTTGAGCCGGCGGGGGATCAGCCGGCGGCGATCGAGCAGCTGGTGCAGGGCGTGCGCGCCGGCGAGGTCTATCAGACCCTGCTGGGCGTGACCGGATCCGGCAAGACCTACACCATGGCCCATGTGATTGCGCGGCTGGGCCGGCCGGCGATCGTTTTTGCGCCCAACAAAACGCTGGCGGCGCAGCTCTATAGCGAGTTTCGCGAGTTCTTTCCCCACAACGCGGTCGAGTACTTCGTCAGCTACTACGACTACTACCAGCCCGAAGCCTACGTGCCGCAGCGCGACTTGTTCATCGAAAAAGACAGCGCCATCAACGAGCACATTGAGCAGATGCGCCTGTCGTGCACCAAAAGCCTGCTCGAGCGCCGCGACGTGGTGATCGTGGCCAGCGTGTCGGCGATCTACGGCATCGGCCAGCCCGAGAGCTACCACCGCATGATCATGACGCTGCGCGTGGGCGACCGCTTGGGCCAGCGCGACGCCATCGCGCAGCTGGTGCGCATGCAGTATGAGCGTAACGAGCAGGATTTTGCTCGCGGCCTGTTTCGGGTGCGCGGCGACACCATCGACGTCTTTCCGGCCGAGCACTCGGAGCTGGCGCTGCGCATCGAGCTGTTTGACGACGAAGTCGAAGCGCTGCAACTGTTTGACCCGCTCACCGGGCGCATCCGCCAGCGCATCCCGCGCTTTACGGTTTACCCCAGCAGCCACTACGTGACGCCGCGCGAGCAGGTGTTGGCGGCGGTCGAGGCCATCAAGCTCGAGCTGGCGCAGCGCCTGCCCGAGCTGGTGGCGGCGGGCAAGCTGGTCGAGGCCCAGCGGCTGGAGCAGCGCACGCGCTTCGACCTCGAGATGCTGGTCGAGGTTGGCCACTGCAAGGGCATTGAAAACTACTCACGCCACCTCTCGGGCGCGGCGCCGGGCGAGCCGCCCGCGACCCTGATCGACTACCTGCCGCCCGATGCACTCATGTTCCTCGACGAGAGCCACGTGATGATCGGCCAGCTCGGCGGCATGTACCACGGCGACCGCTCGCGCAAGCAGACGCTGGTGGAGTACGGCTTCAGGCTGCCCAGCGCGCTCGACAACCGGCCGCTCAAGTTCGACGAGTTCCAGGCCCGCATGCGCCAGTGCGTGTTCGTTTCGGCCACCCCCGCTGATTTTGAGCGCCAGCACGCCAGCAGCGTGGTCGAGCAGGTGGTGCGCCCCACCGGCTTGGTGGACCCCGTGCTCGAGGTGCGCCCAGCCACGCATCAGGTCGATGACGTGCTGCAAGAAATCCGCCTGCGCGTGCAGCGCAGTGAGCGCGTGCTCATCACCGTGCTCACCAAGCGCATGGCCGAGCAGCTCACCGAATACCTGGGCGAAAACGGCGTGCGCGTGCGCTACCTGCACTCCGACATCGACACTGTGGAGCGGGTCGAGATCATCCGCGACTTGCGCTTGGGCACGTTCGACGTGCTGGTGGGCATCAACCTGCTGCGCGAGGGGCTGGACATCCCGGAAGTGAGCCTGGTGGCGATTTTGGACGCCGATAAAGAGGGCTTTTTGCGCTCCGAGCGCAGCCTGATCCAGACCATCGGCCGCGCCGCGCGCCACCTCAACGGCATGGCGATCCTGTACGCCGACCGCGTCACCGACTCGATGCGCCGCGCCCTCGACGAAACCGAACGCCGCCGCCACAAGCAGCTGGCTTTCAACGCCGTGCACGGCATCACGCCGGTGGGGGTGGTCAAGCGCATCAAAGATTTGATCGACGGTGTGCAGAGCGACAAAGCCAGCGAGCAGGCGCAGCGCACCGAGCTGGCGCGGGTGCAGCAGGCCGAGATCGAAGACATGAGCGCCAAAGACTTGGCGCGCGAGCTCAAGCGGCTGGAAAAGCTGATGCTCGAGCACGCGCGCAAGCTCGAGTTCGAGCAGGCGGCGCAAGCGCGCGACCGGCTGGCGCAGCTCAAAGACCGGGTGTTGGGCGCGCACGGCGTGCAGTAG
- a CDS encoding LuxR C-terminal-related transcriptional regulator, giving the protein MPSSTRIYLIEDDRTVLQFVHHALALRPDWRLVGHSATYSHARIMAPNSLADVYLVDLGLPDGRGEDMLRLLSLTKPEAELLVFTVFGDESRLVHALQSGATGYVLKGCNDAELIEAIEQICAGGAPISPLLARLLLKQLRNNAPAQVADSVAAAPALSERESEVLKLVAQGYVNKEIASRLGIGTATVSTHIKNLYRKLAVHTRVQVVRAAQDRGLL; this is encoded by the coding sequence ATGCCCAGCAGCACGCGCATTTACCTGATCGAAGACGACCGCACCGTGTTGCAGTTCGTCCATCACGCCTTGGCGCTGCGGCCCGACTGGCGCTTGGTCGGGCATTCCGCCACCTACTCCCACGCTCGCATCATGGCCCCCAACAGCTTGGCCGATGTCTATCTGGTTGATCTGGGTCTGCCCGATGGCCGCGGCGAAGACATGCTGCGTCTGCTTTCACTCACCAAGCCCGAGGCCGAGCTGCTGGTGTTCACCGTGTTCGGGGACGAGTCGCGCCTCGTGCACGCCCTGCAATCGGGGGCCACCGGCTACGTGCTCAAGGGCTGCAACGACGCCGAACTGATCGAGGCCATCGAACAGATCTGCGCCGGCGGCGCCCCGATTTCGCCGCTGCTGGCACGCCTGTTGCTCAAGCAGTTGCGCAACAACGCGCCAGCCCAGGTGGCGGACAGCGTCGCTGCGGCCCCGGCGCTGTCGGAGCGCGAATCCGAGGTGCTCAAGCTGGTGGCCCAAGGCTACGTGAACAAGGAGATCGCCAGCCGGCTCGGCATCGGCACCGCCACCGTGAGCACGCACATCAAAAACCTGTACCGCAAGCTGGCGGTGCACACCCGCGTGCAAGTGGTGCGCGCGGCACAGGATCGGGGTTTGTTGTGA